CTCGTCGTAGTGCAGGTCGAACACCTCGCGCAGCACGAACACCGCCCGTTCGACCGGCGCGAGCGTCTCCAGCACCAGCAGCATCGCCATCGACACGCTGTCGGCCAGCTCGACGTCCTCGGCCACGTCGGGCGAGGTCAGCAGCGGCTCGGGCAGCCACGGCCCGACGTAGGACTCCTTACGCCGACCGAGCGCGCGCAGCCGGTCCAGCGCCTGCCGGGTGACGATCCGCACCAGGTAGGCGCGCTCCTCTCGGACGGTGGCCAGATCGACGCCCGCCCACCGCAGCCAGGTCTCCTGGAGGACGTCCTCGGCGTCGGCGGCCGAGCCGAGCATCTCGTAGGCGACCGTGAACAGCAGGTTGCGATGGGTGACGAACACCTCGGTCGCCGGATCCGCATCGAGCGGCTCGGTTGGTTCGCTGCGCCGGCTCATGTCCGCCCCCTGCCCGTTCGACCTCGGTTCGGTCCCACGCACTAGACGCCGCTCCCCGCCGTTTCGTAACACCCGCGAGCCATGAACCACGTCATACGCCCGCGCCGTTACGTGGCCCGGGTCGCCGGCGTCTCGTGATCGTCAGGACGCCGCGGCGAACGATCCGCGCGCGCAACACCACGAGTAAGGACGAATCTATGGCAACCACACAGGTGCGGGCCCCGGCGGTCGCGTCGCGCCGCTGGGCCGCGCTGTTCTTCATGGGGTTGGCCCAGCTCATGATCGTTCTGGATGGGACGGTCGTGAACATCGCGCTGCCGTCGCTCCAGCGGGATCTGGGGATCTCCGACGGCGACCGGCAGTGGATCATCACCGCGTACACGCTGGCGTTCGGTGGCCTGCTGCTGCTCGGCGGCCGGATCGCCGACTACACCGGCCGCAAGCGGGCCTTCCTGATCGGCCTGATCGGCTTCGCCGGCGCGTCGGCCCTCGGGGGCGCGGCGAACGACTTGGAGACGCTGCTGAGCGCCCGCGCCCTGCAGGGTGCGTTCGCCGCGCTGCTCGGCCCGTCGGCGCTGTCGCTGCTCACCGTGACGTTCACGCAGCCCAAGGAGCGTGCCAAGGCGTTCGGGATCTGGGGCGCCATCACCGCCGTGGGCGGCGCGATCGGGCTGCTGGCCGGCGGCGCGCTGACCGACTACCTGGACTGGCGCTGGTGCCTGTACATCAGCGTCCCGATCGCCCTGATCGCGGTGGCCGGCGGGTACGTGCTGCTGACCGAGTCGCGGAACGAGGGCGGGGCCCGGTTCGACGTCCCCGGCGTGCTGCTGGTGACCGGCGGGCTGGTCGCGATCGTGTACGCCACCAGCCGGGCCGAGTCCGACGGCTGGGGCTCGACGAGGGTCATCGGGCTGCTGGCCGGCGGCGCGGTGCTGCTCGCCGTGTTCGCCCTCGTGGAGAGCCGGGTGGCGCAGCCGCTGCTGCCGCCGCGCCTGATCGCCGACCGGACCCGAGGCGGCGCCTACCTGAGCGTGGGGCTGGCCATGCTCGGCATGTTCGGGGCGTTCCTCTTCATGACCTACTACCTGCAGGTCGTCAAGGGATACTCGCCGATCAGGACGGGCGTGGCCTTCCTCCCGATGACCGTGGCGGTCCTGATGTCGGCCGGCGGGCTCGCCACCCGACTGCTGCCCAAGGTCGCGCCGCGGATGCTGATCATGCCGGGCCTGGTGCTGATCGCCTCCGGCATGCTGTGGCTGCGCACCATGGAGACCGACACCGGCTACGTCGAGGGCGTGCTGGTCTCGGGGCTCCTGCTCGGCTTCGGGGCGGGCATGATCATGCCGGTGGCCTTCAACTACGCCACCCATGGCGTCGACCGGCGCGACGCGGGTGTCGCCTCGGCGAGCGTCAACACCGCGCAGCAGATCAGCAGCTCGATCGGCACCGCGCTGCTCAACACCATCGCCATCGGCGCGACGGCGGACTACGTGGCCTCGCACGCCTCGCAGGGCGCGAGCCCGGCCTTCGCCAAGACGGCGATGCTCGAGGGCTTCGTGGCTGCCGGCACCTGGGCCGCGGGCATCCTCCTGGCCGGCGCGCTGATCGTCGCCATCCTGATGAACACCCCGCGCCCCGGACCCAAGGCGGTCCCCGAGGACGCCGAGCCGGTGCCCGCTCACTCCTGACTCCGGTGGAGGTCCGCTGCGGCATCGCTCAGCCGCCCGGCCGTCGGTGTCCTTGGCCCGGCCCGCCAGGTTCCGTTCGGTCCGGCCGGGAGATCGCCGGAGGGACGGAGTGCGCGGCGCAGATCCTGCTCCAGCTCGCGTGGGTCACGTCGGGCCAGCAGCCGTCCATCCGCCGTCAGCGCGGTGTACTCCCGGGTCCGGCGGCCGAAGAAGACGGTGACCCCCGGGAACCGATGCCGCAGGTACGTGACGGTACGGGCGACGTCCAAGGCCCACGCGCCGGGCGGAGGACAACCGGGCCGACCGGCGGGCCAGACGCCCGGCGGGGCCGACCGGCCCGGCTGTCCCCTCCAGACCCCACCGGTCCCCGCGCTGGGCGGGTACCGGCCGGGTCGCCCCTCAGGGCCGTTCATCGCGCCGCCCCCGAACGAACGGCCAGAAGGTGCTTGATCCCCACCAGCGCGTCCGTGACCCGGTCGGCCGGCGCGAGCGCGGCGGACCCGTAGAACCACAGGGGCCACTCTGCGAGCACCAGCGAGGCGAGGCCGGTTCCGGGCCACCGAGCCCGTGGGTAGCGTGAAGGACAAACCCTCGGATGATTGGGACGACATGGAGCGTCGCCGACTCCTCCAACTGGCAGCGCTCGGAGCGGGCGGCACCGTAGGTGCCGAGGCTCTCCGCCGCTTCGCCGACCTCGCCATGACCGCCGAACCCCGCGACATCAACGAGTGGCAGGTGGCGTGCGCCGACCATCTGTACGCGCTGCGCAAGCGACCGCCCGCCCAGGTCCGCGACGATCTGCTGTACGACCTCCTGACCGTACGCCGCCAAGCCGACCAGGCCCACGGCCGCCACAAGGCCGATCTCCACCGTGTGACCGCCGCGCTGTCGATCCTGTACATCAACATCCTCACGAGGCTCGCCGATCACGGGGCCGCCGTGCGGTGGGGCCGCACCGCCACCGCCGCCGCCGATGCATCCGGAGACCTGTCGCTGAGGGTCCTGGTCCGGGAATCCGTCGGCGGCTCCGGACTGTACGGCCAACGGCACCCCGCCACCGTTCTGGCCCTGCTGGACCAGGCCGACCACCTCGCCGGGTCGGCAGTCGCCGCCGGGACGTCCGGGACTCGCGCGAAGGCGCTGTCACTGCTGGGACGCCACGATGAGGCCCTCATCGCACTGAACACCTATGTCGACCACGACACCGGCCCCAGCCCCGACCTGATCCCCACCTACCGCCTGCCCGACCAGGTGCATTTCGCGGGAAGCTGGGTGTACGCCGCCTCCGGTGACGAGCGCCGGGCCGACGAGTCCCGCGCGCAGGTGCTCTCGCTGACCCCCGACTACCAGTACACGGCCAACGTGCAACTCCACGAGGCCCTCTGCACGGTCGTCCAAGGCGGCACGGAGAAGGGAGCCCGCCAGGCCGCCGAGGTCCTCGCCGCCCTGCCGAACGCGTACCGCACCAACATGATCACCGAGGTCGGGCGCACCGTACTGCGCAACGTCCCGATCGACCACCGCGACCGATCACCCGTCAAAGACCTGGCGGCCCTCGTCACCACCACCCCGGCCCTCCCACCCGCCGCGATCTGACGGGCCGGCCCAGGCCGCTCGGTGCTGCGCGCCGTCCCCATCGACCAGCCCAAACCGTCCGCCGTCACCGACCTGGTGGCCCGGGCAGCCGCCACTCCAACGCTTCCTCCAACCGCGACCTGACCGCCTCACCCCCCGATGGGCCAGGTGTGGACGGGTTCGTTGGTGTGCATCAGTTCGGCGTAGCGGCGGGTCATGAGGCGGAGGGCCTCGTGGCGGGCGACGCCGGTGGACTCCTCGATGGCGTGGACGGTGTCGATCTGCCAGGCGGCGCCGGTGCGGCCGGTGAGGCAGCGTTGCTCGATGATGCCGAGCAGGCGGTCGCGCTTGGCGGGGTCGACGCCCCACTTGTCGAGGCCCTCGTGGGCCAGGGGGAGGAGCTTGCGGAGGGTCAGGTCGGCGGCCGACACCTCGCCGCAGCCGGGCCAGAACAGCCTGGTGTCGAGGCCATCGCGGGCCGCCCGGTGCAGGTTGTCCTCGGCGGTGCGGAACGACATCCGCGACCAGACGGGTCGTTCCTCCTCGGCCAGCATCCGGGAGACGCCGTAGTAGAACGCGCCGTTGGCCACGATGTCGGCGACCGTGGGGCCGGCGGGGAGGACGCGGTTCTCCACGCGCAGGTGGGGCTTGCCGTTCACGACCGCGTAGATGGGGCGGTTCCACCGGTAGATCGTCCCGTTGTGCAGGCACAGCTCGCCGAGCTGGGGGATGTCGCCGCGCTCCAGGGTGGCGACCGGGTCCTCCTCCTCGCAGAGCGGCAGCAGGGACGGGAAGTAGCGGGTGTTCTCCTCGAACAGGTCGAAGACCGAGGTGATCCAGCGTTCGCCGAACCAGACCCGGGGCCGGACGCCCTGGGACTTGAGCTCCTCCGGCCGCGTGTCGGTGGCCTGCTCGAACAGGGTGATGCGGGTCTCGTGCCACAGGCGCCGGCCGAGCAGGAACGGCGAGTTGGCCCCCACCGCCACCTGGACGCCCGCGATGGCCTGGGCGGCGTTCCAGTAGGGCGCGAAGCCGTCGGGGCTGACCTGGAGGTGGAACTGGACGCTGGTGCAGGCCGCCTCGGGGGCGATGTTGTCGATGTGGAGCGCCAGCCGTTCCGGGCCGTCGATGCGGATGTGCATGTCCTCGCCGCGCGCCGCGAGGAACTGCTCGTTCAGGAGCTTGTAGCGCTCGTTGGACGACAGCGCCTCCTCGCCGATGTCGGACTCGCGCAGCGTGGGCAGGATGCCCACCAGCAGCAGCCCGCCGCCCAGCTCCTGGGCCCGCGCCTGAGCGTGCTCCAGGTAGCCGAGGATCTCCCGCTCCAGCTCCCCGGCGCCCCCGCCGCCCAGCTCGCGGGGCGGGATGTTGATCTCGATGTTGAACTGGCCCAGCTCGGTGGCCCAGGCCGGGTCGGCGATGGCCTTGAGCACGTCGGCGTTGCGCATCAGGGGTTCGCCACGGCCGTCCACCAGGTTCAGCTCGATCTCCAGGCCGATGTGCGGCCGGTCGAACTCGAACTGCGACTCCCGCAGCATGCGGGCGAGCACGTCCAGATTGCGGCGCACCTTGTCGCGGTACCGGCGCCGGTCCTCACCGCTGATGGAGAACCGGGGCACGTCCTTGCCCATACGAGAGCCTTTCGATCCGGACGAACAACTACAAAACGCTTCTCCTTCCCCAAGCCCCGTCAAACCCGGGAGCGCCGACCGGGTGCAGTCGGTGACCTTCCTCACCACTCGTCCAGGACCAGAACCCCCGTCATGACCAGGCTGAACACCACGACCAGCCCGGCCAGCCCGGCCGCGAACCGGGGCGGCGGCAGCGGCGACTCCTCGCGCAGCGCCCGATCACAGGACCGCCAGTGCAGGAACCCGAGCACGCAGAACAGCGCCCCCGCCAGCGTCGGCACCGCCGCCAGCAGCAGCCGCACCCAGACGGGATCCCGCGTCGCGCCGAGATGCGCCAGCGCCACCCCGCCGGCGATCAACGCCAACGAGGTGCGCACCCACGCCAGGAAGGTCCGCTCGTTCGCGAGCGTGAACCGCGGATCGGGCTCGTTCGTCTCCATACGTCCATGATGCGTCGCGCTCCGTGGTGGACGAGTGTCCCCGTCTGCTCTCTTTGAGGTCGGCGGTGGTGGTATGACGGGTTGCGTGCCTGGTGGCGGGCCTGGACGGGGGGAACGGTGATGCGGCTGCGGCCCCGGTCGATCCGTGTGCGGGACACGCTGATCGCGGCGGTGATCTCGTTGCTGGCGTTCAGCGCGCTCGGCGTGACGCTGGACGTGATCATCCGTGATGTGGGCACCGCCCAGATGCTCCGGGAGAACCAACTCGCCGCGCGCCGGATCAGCGGCGCCGTGCGGGACGGGACCATGCGCCACCCGATCCCCGACGACCCCGCCGGCCTGGTCCTCCAGGTCGTGGGGCCGGATCGGCGGGTCCGCGCCTCCACCGCGATCGACGCGTGGCGTCCCCCCGTCAGCGCTCGACGCCCGGCGGTGGGCGAACGGGTCGTGGACTACGTCGAGTGCGACGTGCCCGAATATCGCGGCTGCATGCTGGTCGAGGCGATCAGGGCCACCACCGCGCCGGACTCCGTGGTGGTCTACGCCGCGCAGCCGATGCCGGTGGTGTTCACCGCCGGGCTGCTGGAGTGGATCCTGACCGCCGTCGTGCTCGTCCTGTCGACGCTGACGTCCTGGACCACCTGGAAGGTCGTGGGCCGGACGCTGCGTCCCGTGGAGGCGATCCGCGCCCAGCTCTC
The DNA window shown above is from Thermomonospora umbrina and carries:
- a CDS encoding MFS transporter, coding for MIVRTPRRTIRARNTTSKDESMATTQVRAPAVASRRWAALFFMGLAQLMIVLDGTVVNIALPSLQRDLGISDGDRQWIITAYTLAFGGLLLLGGRIADYTGRKRAFLIGLIGFAGASALGGAANDLETLLSARALQGAFAALLGPSALSLLTVTFTQPKERAKAFGIWGAITAVGGAIGLLAGGALTDYLDWRWCLYISVPIALIAVAGGYVLLTESRNEGGARFDVPGVLLVTGGLVAIVYATSRAESDGWGSTRVIGLLAGGAVLLAVFALVESRVAQPLLPPRLIADRTRGGAYLSVGLAMLGMFGAFLFMTYYLQVVKGYSPIRTGVAFLPMTVAVLMSAGGLATRLLPKVAPRMLIMPGLVLIASGMLWLRTMETDTGYVEGVLVSGLLLGFGAGMIMPVAFNYATHGVDRRDAGVASASVNTAQQISSSIGTALLNTIAIGATADYVASHASQGASPAFAKTAMLEGFVAAGTWAAGILLAGALIVAILMNTPRPGPKAVPEDAEPVPAHS
- a CDS encoding glutamate--cysteine ligase yields the protein MGKDVPRFSISGEDRRRYRDKVRRNLDVLARMLRESQFEFDRPHIGLEIELNLVDGRGEPLMRNADVLKAIADPAWATELGQFNIEINIPPRELGGGGAGELEREILGYLEHAQARAQELGGGLLLVGILPTLRESDIGEEALSSNERYKLLNEQFLAARGEDMHIRIDGPERLALHIDNIAPEAACTSVQFHLQVSPDGFAPYWNAAQAIAGVQVAVGANSPFLLGRRLWHETRITLFEQATDTRPEELKSQGVRPRVWFGERWITSVFDLFEENTRYFPSLLPLCEEEDPVATLERGDIPQLGELCLHNGTIYRWNRPIYAVVNGKPHLRVENRVLPAGPTVADIVANGAFYYGVSRMLAEEERPVWSRMSFRTAEDNLHRAARDGLDTRLFWPGCGEVSAADLTLRKLLPLAHEGLDKWGVDPAKRDRLLGIIEQRCLTGRTGAAWQIDTVHAIEESTGVARHEALRLMTRRYAELMHTNEPVHTWPIGG
- a CDS encoding YidH family protein, whose translation is METNEPDPRFTLANERTFLAWVRTSLALIAGGVALAHLGATRDPVWVRLLLAAVPTLAGALFCVLGFLHWRSCDRALREESPLPPPRFAAGLAGLVVVFSLVMTGVLVLDEW